A genomic region of Fusarium falciforme chromosome 4, complete sequence contains the following coding sequences:
- a CDS encoding Zn(2)-C6 fungal-type domain-containing protein, with protein sequence MASVSSRPSPNSSSPYDFESAPETDETWQYIDYTASSSGPSSIGFLSDPASGSLGSFAMIGNVHGNSPSPYISGNTPSSYVAGSTPSPYMAGNTPSPYVSGNTSSPFVPVNTPSPYVSGNDPSPSAASPLLLGEMDQTAFFSSNPSFPSQSENGNSDMFATATTTADGGFGPAQGFMTPQQYLFPQQQQQDASQFSPQGLKDMTLINNFGANMFSTGSGEQVQVPQVDLNMPQPLQSDPNVPPWNPTNTRGSEGIFIMDDFSSSPSPKSIHSQSSFSSNKASYGSSSGKSSTQIRKVKTGKVEKKKTEQSGKFVIVTPNSISAHAGRPNPFECFEAMARTSQRGRKGPLANATKENALQVRRVGACFCCHSRKVKCDKERPCKSCKKLMIQVPQVVCWQFQDFVPILFPDFIRGHLRKEVMTKFTAESIVSFQVNGVEQGCSVELFSGGRFQAVLAIEAKFFTPKTPDIIQHWHMVNVGPDRVELQSNGAAAIAVELEKTAERDSLKKRTKKYIQELITEPGFVDQVTESFRSTQLPRKLLGIIKQYADETESLMVKRALSIYCMHYIMTRQLCLTRHTVDSLRSTGMIAQNDGFVTPRMLARQIKSVVDELMLREMQQLFELFSKSLKPKIRREWAPCTAAFLVLCLFMEAVETAADTFVVAGNEISMRNSARPEYDRSVALNTCKEVENMPFKQFAYQFHQVYQTHTKEANAKSFNPLFDSSFAEQGELDGPAVTFAAQLRELFFGEDWLELQFLAANDILPNSGSHPFPMSPETLYTGRLVAKFLMSFTDDKAIFGDSV encoded by the exons ATGGCGTCTGTATCTTCCCGGCCGTCGCCAAACTCTTCATCCCCCTACGACTTCGAATCCGCCCCCGAGACCGACGAGACATGGCAGTACATCGACTACACGGCCTCGAGCTCTGGCCCATCCTCCATCGGATTTCTGTCTGACCCTGCCAGTGGAAGCTTGGGTAGCTTTGCCATGATTGGAAACGTTCATGGAAACTCGCCCTCTCCTTACATCTCTGGGAACACTCCATCTTCCTACGTTGCTGGCAGCACACCCTCTCCCTACATGGCCGGCAACACACCATCACCGTATGTGTCAGGGAACACATCCTCACCCTTTGTACCAGTCAACACTCCCTCACCATACGTCTCTGGGAACGACCCCTCCCCTTCAGCAGCctctcccctcctcctcggggaGATGGACCAGACCGCCTTCTTCTCTAGTAACCCATCGTTCCCCTCGCAGTCCGAGAATGGCAACTCGGACATGTTTGCGACAGCAACCACAACAGCAGATGGAGGCTTCGGCCCGGCGCAGGGCTTCATGACCCCCCAGCAGTACCTCTtcccgcagcagcagcaacaggatGCGAGCCAGTTCTCGCCCCAGGGTTTGAAAG ACATGACCCTCATCAACAACTTTGGCGCCAACATGTTCTCGACCGGCTCGGGTGAGCAGGTTCAGGTACCCCAAGTCGACCTCAACATGCCACAGCCGCTGCAGTCGGATCCAAACGTCCCGCCGTGGAACCCTACCAACACGAGGGGCAGCGAAggcatcttcatcatggatgACTTTAGCAGCTCGCCTTCCCCCAAGAGCATTCACTCACAGAGCTCTTTCTCTAGTAACAAGGCCAGCtacggcagcagcagcggtaAATCATCAACTCAGATCCGCAAGGTCAAGACAGGcaaggtcgagaagaagaagactgaGCAGTCGGGCAAGTTTGTCATTGTGACCCCCAACTCCATCTCGGCTCACGCCGGCCGCCCGAACCCCTTTGAATGCTTCGAGGCCATGGCTCGCACCAGTCAGCGAGGCCGAAAGGGCCCCCTGGCGAATGCCACCAAAGAGAACGCCCTGCAGGTTCGGAGGGTGGGAGCTTGCTTCTGCTGTCACAGCCGCAAGGTCAAGTGTGACAAGGAGAGGCCCTGCAAGAGctgcaagaagctcatgatCCAGGTCCCTCAGGTAGTCTGCTGGCAGTTCCAGGACTTTGTGCCCATCCTGTTCCCAGACTTTATCCGTGGTCATCTGCGTAAGGAGGTCATGACCAAGTTTACTGCTGAGAGCATTGTCAGCTTCCAGGTCAATGGAGTCGAGCAGGGCTGTTCTGTCGAGCTCTTCTCTGGAGGCAGGTTCCAAGCGGTCCTcgccatcgaggccaagtTCTTCACCCCCAAGACCCCTGACATCATCCAGCACTGGCACATGGTCAATGTAGGGCCGGACCGTGTTGAGCTGCAGTCCAACGGAGCCGCAGCCATTGCcgtcgagctcgagaagaCGGCCGAGAGGGACAGCCTCAAGAAGAGGACAAAGAAGTACATCCAGGAGCTCATCACCGAGCCTGGCTTTGTAGACCAGGTGACGGAATCCTTCCGCTCCACTCAACTTCCGAGAAAGCTTCTTGGAATCATCAAGCAATACGCCGATGAGACCGAG TCCCTCATGGTCAAGCGCGCCCTGTCCATCTACTGTATGCACTACATCATGACCCGACAGCTCTGCCTCACCCGGCACACGGTTGACTCGCTGCGGTCTACTGGCATGATCGCCCAGAACGACGGCTTCGTGACGCCCCGCATGCTCGCACGGCAGATCAAGTCAGTCGTAGACGAGCTCATGTTGCGCGAGATGCAGCAGCTGTTTGAGCTCTTCTCCAAGTCGCTCAAGCCCAAGATCCGGCGCGAGTGGGCTCCCTGTACCGCCGCCTTCCTGGTGCTCTGCCTCTTCATGGAGGCGGTCGAAACGGCGGCCGACACCTTTGTCGTGGCGGGCAACGAGATCAGCATGAGGAACAGCGCGCGACCCGAGTACGACCGCAGCGTGGCCCTCAACACAtgcaaggaggtcgagaacATGCCCTTCAAGCAGTTCGCCTACCAGTTCCACCAGGTTTACCAGACTCATACCAAGGAGGCCAATGCAAAGAGCTTCAACCCGCTGTTTGACAGTAGCTTTGCCGAGCAGGGCGAGCTGGACGGGCCCGCC